The following coding sequences lie in one Phycisphaerae bacterium genomic window:
- a CDS encoding AtpZ/AtpI family protein, whose product MENNDSGGQGHLKWTGLGFEFAGVVAVFVYFGYKADERWHCGPWGVLIGAAIGVTGGIYWLAKEGMRMMNDLSRPRLSSRGKPKKNDSPEQRS is encoded by the coding sequence ATGGAGAATAACGACTCGGGCGGTCAAGGACACCTGAAGTGGACCGGTCTTGGCTTCGAGTTTGCCGGGGTAGTTGCCGTGTTCGTGTACTTCGGGTACAAGGCCGACGAACGATGGCATTGTGGCCCGTGGGGCGTGTTGATTGGAGCGGCGATCGGGGTAACCGGCGGGATCTACTGGCTGGCCAAGGAAGGCATGCGAATGATGAACGACCTGAGCCGGCCCAGGCTTTCGAGCCGCGGTAAGCCCAAGAAGAACGATAGCCCGGAGCAGCGGTCTTGA
- a CDS encoding cobalamin-dependent protein (Presence of a B(12) (cobalamin)-binding domain implies dependence on cobalamin itself, in one of its several forms, or in some unusual lineages, dependence on a cobalamin-like analog.) produces MKSDRLLERFLSPLLAGRRQECRDVLAEALNSGLEPRGVYKKVIWPAMQHVDALYRQDRINQATEHMATRINRLVADQLQAYLSKEAPIGKRIVITCANGEPEELGAQMCADLFEADGWDVFFVGGGVPNDEIMSLTGQLRPDILLVFGTQPSGVPEVRRLIDLIREVGVNPTMNIMISGGVFERAEGLWKEVNADIYAETAVDALHLAVTAKPRVPEVRIPGAPKKRRRRRRPPLLAQAEA; encoded by the coding sequence ATGAAATCGGATCGGTTGCTCGAGAGGTTCCTCTCCCCGTTACTGGCTGGCCGTCGTCAAGAGTGCAGAGATGTCCTCGCGGAAGCGCTGAACTCGGGTCTCGAACCACGCGGCGTCTACAAGAAAGTGATCTGGCCCGCCATGCAGCACGTGGACGCACTCTACCGCCAGGATCGCATCAATCAGGCGACGGAACACATGGCCACACGCATCAATCGCCTCGTGGCCGATCAACTCCAAGCCTATTTGTCTAAGGAAGCTCCGATTGGCAAACGGATTGTCATTACCTGCGCGAACGGCGAACCCGAGGAGCTTGGTGCCCAGATGTGCGCCGACCTGTTCGAAGCCGACGGCTGGGATGTTTTCTTCGTCGGTGGCGGGGTGCCCAACGACGAAATCATGAGTCTGACCGGACAACTGCGTCCCGACATCCTCCTGGTCTTCGGAACTCAGCCCTCCGGTGTGCCGGAAGTCCGTCGGCTGATCGATCTGATCCGCGAGGTGGGTGTCAACCCCACAATGAACATCATGATCTCTGGTGGGGTGTTTGAGCGGGCCGAAGGTCTGTGGAAGGAAGTAAACGCCGACATCTACGCGGAGACGGCCGTCGATGCGTTGCACCTCGCGGTCACTGCCAAGCCACGAGTCCCCGAGGTCCGGATCCCCGGAGCCCCCAAGAAGCGTCGTCGTCGTCGTCGTCCACCCCTCTTGGCTCAGGCCGAGGCCTGA
- a CDS encoding DUF362 domain-containing protein, which produces MGREHGQSGGGAGVATWTRRDLLIRGGQAVLLAGAAGAAAYHLHDPRGDAELQPPQAITLKDYFAPVGFSPAAPRISAAYGKAELLGSIDHVRTMVQAAVGGLDAKGLARFISRGDVVLIKPNVGFDRGPLMGATTNPLVVQAVIQLCREAGAGRVLVADNPIENPPACFVKSGIQAAAQAAGATVLIHAGAYDAPVQVRAGTPDPEKHESLGTWPIFWRPLQQADKVIGISPIKDHNLCHASMSMKNWYGLLGGRRNQFHQAIHNIVSDLGFMMKPTLVVVDGTRVMMRNGPTGGRLDDVKVGGVAGNPAVVASVDQLGCDSWCVENLLGRQAGAIKYLELAWQKFGQDPTRLAAPHWHVYRDQGKIASVTV; this is translated from the coding sequence ATGGGTCGTGAACACGGACAATCGGGAGGCGGGGCTGGGGTGGCGACCTGGACGCGCCGGGATCTGCTGATTCGCGGGGGGCAGGCGGTCCTGCTGGCCGGGGCGGCTGGGGCAGCGGCTTACCATCTGCACGATCCGCGAGGAGACGCGGAGCTGCAGCCACCCCAGGCCATCACGCTCAAGGACTACTTCGCCCCGGTGGGTTTTTCCCCGGCGGCTCCGCGGATCTCCGCGGCGTATGGCAAGGCGGAGTTGCTGGGCAGCATCGATCATGTGCGCACGATGGTGCAGGCGGCGGTGGGCGGGCTCGATGCCAAGGGGCTGGCCCGGTTTATCAGTCGGGGCGACGTGGTGCTCATCAAGCCCAATGTCGGTTTTGACCGCGGGCCGCTGATGGGGGCCACGACCAATCCGCTGGTCGTACAGGCGGTCATTCAGCTCTGCCGTGAGGCCGGGGCAGGTCGTGTTCTGGTGGCCGACAACCCGATTGAGAACCCCCCCGCCTGCTTTGTCAAGAGTGGGATCCAGGCCGCGGCCCAGGCCGCTGGGGCCACGGTTCTCATTCACGCCGGGGCCTACGATGCCCCGGTGCAGGTCCGAGCCGGCACGCCGGATCCGGAGAAGCACGAGTCGTTGGGGACCTGGCCGATTTTCTGGAGACCCTTGCAGCAGGCCGACAAGGTGATCGGCATCTCTCCGATCAAGGATCACAATCTATGCCATGCATCGATGTCGATGAAGAACTGGTACGGCCTGCTCGGCGGGCGGCGTAACCAGTTCCACCAGGCAATTCACAACATCGTCAGTGATCTGGGCTTCATGATGAAGCCGACGCTGGTAGTGGTCGACGGCACGCGGGTGATGATGCGGAATGGCCCGACCGGCGGTCGGCTGGACGACGTCAAGGTCGGGGGCGTGGCCGGGAATCCGGCGGTCGTGGCCAGTGTCGACCAGCTGGGCTGCGACTCGTGGTGCGTGGAGAACCTCCTGGGCCGCCAGGCCGGGGCCATCAAGTACCTGGAACTGGCCTGGCAGAAGTTCGGCCAGGACCCGACCCGGCTGGCCGCGCCACACTGGCACGTGTACCGAGACCAGGGGAAGATCGCCAGCGTGACCGTGTGA
- a CDS encoding 2-dehydropantoate 2-reductase, translated as MTGVVHASALQHAAAGLTILGMRIAVIGSGAVGCFYGARLARCGHDVRFLMRRDLAAVRQRGLSIRSPQGGFHLQAAAFGDSAEIGPVDLVLCALKATALDVAEGLILPCVGPATRILVMINGFNIEERFAGWFGRERIFGGLAFVCINRGEPGIVNHIDYGRVMFGHLLDDLPLAREVAGLFAEAGIETIVAPSLRQARWEKLMWNIPFSTVAVSAGGVTTREIMNDENLRRLTIRLIVETGTAGNADGCRIDVDGLTRKMIDDTGSMGPYRPSMLIDYQTKQPLEVEAILGEPVRRARELNVPVPTIETQYALVSFLDRLNRGEIRT; from the coding sequence TTGACCGGCGTCGTGCACGCCTCGGCGTTGCAGCATGCCGCGGCGGGGCTTACGATACTCGGCATGAGAATCGCGGTCATCGGTTCGGGAGCCGTCGGGTGTTTCTATGGTGCCCGGCTGGCGCGATGCGGGCATGATGTCCGCTTTCTCATGCGCCGCGATCTGGCCGCCGTGCGTCAGCGCGGTCTCAGCATCAGGAGCCCGCAAGGAGGCTTTCACCTCCAGGCAGCCGCGTTTGGCGATTCCGCCGAGATCGGACCGGTCGATCTGGTGCTCTGCGCCCTGAAGGCCACAGCCCTGGACGTGGCCGAGGGCCTGATCCTCCCGTGCGTCGGGCCGGCAACACGGATCCTGGTGATGATCAACGGCTTCAACATCGAGGAGCGGTTCGCCGGCTGGTTCGGACGAGAACGCATCTTCGGCGGGCTGGCTTTCGTGTGCATCAACCGCGGCGAACCGGGCATCGTGAACCACATCGACTACGGCCGGGTCATGTTCGGCCACCTGCTCGACGACCTCCCGCTGGCCCGCGAAGTCGCCGGTCTGTTCGCCGAAGCAGGCATTGAGACGATCGTCGCCCCGTCGCTGCGGCAGGCCCGGTGGGAGAAACTGATGTGGAACATTCCCTTCAGTACGGTGGCGGTCAGCGCCGGGGGCGTCACCACGCGCGAGATCATGAACGATGAGAACCTGCGCCGGCTGACCATCCGACTGATCGTGGAGACCGGCACTGCGGGAAACGCCGACGGCTGCCGGATCGATGTCGATGGCCTAACGCGGAAGATGATTGACGACACCGGCTCGATGGGGCCCTACCGCCCGTCGATGCTGATCGACTACCAGACGAAGCAGCCGCTGGAGGTCGAGGCCATCCTGGGCGAGCCCGTCCGCCGGGCCAGGGAGCTGAATGTCCCGGTCCCGACGATCGAAACGCAGTACGCCCTGGTGTCGTTCCTCGATCGGCTGAACCGAGGTGAAATCCGGACATGA
- the truD gene encoding tRNA pseudouridine(13) synthase TruD, with protein MTGDRQATEFLAATWTPWSMTARDMLDLNQLPYLTSDVPGIGGTLRTRREDFVVDEVPLYEPCGQGTHVYFRIRKIGIPTLKAVHEIARALGVPSREIGFAGMKDADAVTTQTLSIEHVDPGRIESLAVPRIQILGVARHGNKLKRGHLAGNRFTIKLRGVDGGRIGDLQKLLEVLGRRGVPNYFGPQRFGVRGDTWQIGLAMLRGDYPEVVACMLGRPGPHDHGEAQRARELFDKGDYAAAADTWPYLFANERRVCRAMVKENGRAHRAFRALDRSIQELFLCAYQSYLFNQIVARRLGSLDCLMLGDLAWRHPQGAVFRIDDVGREQSRCDVFEISPTGPLFGRRMSSPTGTPGEQEAALLAETGLAPEAWQEGEGRKVTGGRRPLRFRPHEAAVEAGRDEAGDYLELRFRLESGCYATAVLREICKHDPGTSSGMEEEND; from the coding sequence ATGACCGGCGATCGCCAGGCGACGGAGTTCCTGGCAGCCACATGGACCCCCTGGTCGATGACAGCCCGAGACATGCTCGATCTCAACCAACTACCGTATCTGACTTCCGACGTTCCCGGCATCGGCGGCACGCTGAGAACACGCCGCGAGGACTTCGTCGTCGACGAGGTGCCTCTTTACGAGCCTTGCGGCCAGGGAACGCACGTCTACTTCCGTATCCGCAAGATCGGCATCCCGACGCTGAAGGCGGTGCACGAAATTGCCCGTGCTCTCGGCGTACCTTCACGGGAGATCGGCTTTGCGGGGATGAAGGACGCCGACGCGGTCACAACCCAGACGCTGAGCATCGAGCACGTGGATCCGGGGCGCATTGAATCGCTGGCCGTGCCGCGCATCCAGATCCTGGGCGTGGCCCGTCACGGCAACAAGCTCAAGCGCGGGCACTTGGCCGGCAACCGGTTCACGATCAAGCTCCGCGGCGTGGACGGCGGGCGGATCGGTGACCTTCAGAAGTTGCTGGAGGTTCTCGGCCGGCGCGGCGTGCCCAACTACTTCGGCCCCCAGCGCTTCGGCGTTCGCGGCGACACGTGGCAGATCGGCCTGGCCATGCTCCGCGGTGATTACCCCGAGGTGGTGGCCTGCATGCTCGGCCGTCCGGGACCCCACGACCACGGGGAGGCTCAACGAGCTCGCGAGCTGTTCGACAAGGGCGACTACGCGGCGGCCGCCGATACCTGGCCGTACCTCTTCGCCAACGAACGCCGGGTGTGCCGGGCGATGGTCAAGGAGAACGGCAGGGCCCATCGGGCCTTCCGGGCGCTGGACCGCTCGATCCAGGAGTTGTTCCTGTGCGCGTACCAGTCCTACCTGTTCAACCAGATCGTGGCCAGGCGGCTCGGATCGCTCGACTGCCTGATGCTCGGCGATCTCGCCTGGCGTCATCCTCAAGGGGCGGTGTTCCGGATTGATGATGTCGGACGCGAGCAATCGCGCTGCGATGTGTTCGAGATCTCGCCCACCGGCCCGCTGTTCGGCCGGCGCATGAGCTCGCCCACAGGCACGCCCGGCGAGCAGGAAGCAGCACTCCTGGCGGAAACCGGACTTGCCCCCGAGGCCTGGCAGGAAGGCGAAGGCCGGAAGGTCACCGGTGGCCGTCGCCCCTTGCGTTTCCGACCGCACGAGGCGGCGGTCGAAGCCGGCCGGGACGAGGCCGGCGATTATCTGGAGCTTCGATTCAGACTCGAGTCCGGCTGTTACGCCACGGCCGTGTTGCGCGAGATCTGCAAGCATGATCCTGGAACATCAAGCGGCATGGAGGAGGAGAACGACTGA